From one Saprospiraceae bacterium genomic stretch:
- a CDS encoding serine hydrolase: MTHTEWEYTKVPADKLAHGYRSTGGQWAEEPLLHHGSYGAMGGLITSIEDFSKYVAFHQSAWPPRSGPEHSVLRRSTLREMQMPGNFSGLNPNFKYASGRPCAVVSTYFCGLGWMMDCEGRVYIGHSGGLPGFGSQWHMLPEYGLGVISFANLTYAGLGGINLQILDTLIKGAGLKPFAIPPSDILLQRKKEILDIIPDWTDTKVAKYGHGTTNIFAENFFPTMDWNSLGPATDLCLTISVR, encoded by the coding sequence ATGACCCATACGGAATGGGAGTATACCAAAGTGCCCGCCGATAAATTGGCTCACGGTTATCGGAGCACAGGTGGTCAGTGGGCAGAGGAACCACTCTTGCACCACGGCTCGTATGGTGCTATGGGAGGATTGATCACTTCTATTGAAGATTTTTCAAAATATGTGGCTTTTCACCAATCAGCCTGGCCGCCAAGATCCGGGCCCGAGCATAGTGTCCTCAGGAGGAGTACCCTTCGGGAGATGCAGATGCCTGGCAATTTTAGTGGGTTAAATCCAAATTTTAAATATGCCAGCGGACGCCCCTGTGCGGTGGTATCGACCTATTTCTGTGGCTTGGGATGGATGATGGATTGTGAGGGTAGAGTTTATATCGGGCACAGTGGTGGATTGCCCGGTTTTGGCAGTCAATGGCACATGCTGCCGGAGTATGGGCTGGGCGTAATCTCCTTTGCCAATTTGACTTATGCCGGTCTGGGAGGCATAAATCTTCAAATTTTGGATACTTTGATCAAGGGAGCTGGTCTAAAACCTTTTGCCATCCCTCCCTCTGATATCCTGCTGCAACGAAAAAAAGAAATTCTGGACATCATACCGGATTGGACGGATACTAAGGTTGCTAAATATGGTCATGGCACTACGAACATTTTTGCCGAAAACTTTTTCCCGACTATGGATTGGAACAGCTTAGGACCAGCCACCGAT
- a CDS encoding serine hydrolase, with translation MDGKIVYSGHVGSIQLDKNIPSDIHSMYRIASMSKSITAMAIMQLRDAGALHLDDPASKYLPYLKQDKLLTTDAPAITIRHLLTHGAGFPEDNPWGDRQLEDKNSDLVDLIQQGTYFSNVPGITFEYSNTGFALLGQIVEKVSGKTLEAYTKEKSSCHWA, from the coding sequence TTGGATGGTAAAATAGTCTACTCTGGCCATGTCGGCAGTATACAATTAGACAAGAATATTCCCTCAGATATCCACTCGATGTATCGCATTGCGTCCATGAGTAAAAGTATAACCGCTATGGCTATCATGCAGTTGAGGGATGCAGGAGCGCTTCATTTGGATGATCCTGCTTCAAAATACCTGCCTTATCTCAAACAGGACAAGCTGCTCACGACCGATGCACCAGCTATCACGATCAGGCATCTGTTGACACATGGAGCTGGCTTTCCGGAGGACAATCCCTGGGGTGATCGTCAATTGGAGGATAAAAATAGTGACCTGGTCGATTTGATCCAGCAGGGAACGTATTTTTCTAATGTACCCGGCATCACTTTTGAGTATAGCAACACCGGATTTGCCCTGCTGGGCCAGATCGTAGAAAAAGTGTCTGGCAAAACGCTCGAAGCCTATACCAAAGAAAAATCTTCCTGCCATTGGGCATGA
- a CDS encoding TonB-dependent receptor codes for MKLVLPLFLIAFSFALTGQSLYRVSGQISGSDGGPLSYASIILLKSLDSSFVKGAVSEDSGKFIFSDIPHGTYRVLTSMVGFASSYSEPLLLTKDVELEPIKMSEQEALAEVVIVERKPLYTHKVDRLVINIENSIISVGGTALEILERSPGVVINRQNNTISLVGKEGVVLLINGKNSNIPTNAMVQLLQGMAGNSIESIELLTTPPSNYDAEGNAGFINVVLKKRMDIGLNGSYAFSVGYGLGFINSDNINFNYRKDKVNLFGSYSFLTDNKIQQFLASRKVFSGGNVFSNLTTTERDAVQRNHNVRIGLDYELSDKTILGVLFNTYDNRWSMNAFNQNTAAKNNVSTQFIELMNDEVNLWQHAGANINVKQNVSKSAFWTLNLDYLYYKDDNPNDYNNSIFDEHYNFIRTDLANSTKLTPINTFVGNWDYANKLSDKVNLELGVKATVSTFNNDVEVNNFINGTWVNDIDLTNNSILDEKIYAIYSAMDISLDAATTLKAGLRFEQTDSELETDKEGKVVDRNYGKIFPTIFLNRKINKNVNMNWSYSKRITRPTFNDLAPFVILLDPTTFLAGNAALQPAISNNFKYDITYASYFLSLQYTHQSSPIASFQERIDKATGRLIFEASNLDYTKTYSATVGMPIQIAPFWKTQNNFSLVYQTVRATRDAKPLQISLGNYSLNSIHAFKLSSSFNAELSGFYNSPGFFGIARYKGFYGINAGVQKSLGDKWGSLKFSVNDIFESIIFKGGTNIEGEGFETDNSFDFSNRTFTLTYSRNFGRSQVKSSRDRKTGSEEERGRVNQ; via the coding sequence ATGAAATTAGTATTACCCTTATTTTTAATTGCATTTTCATTTGCATTGACAGGGCAATCCCTGTATCGTGTCAGCGGTCAAATAAGCGGCTCTGATGGTGGGCCTCTCAGCTATGCCAGTATCATTTTACTCAAAAGTCTTGATTCAAGTTTTGTCAAAGGTGCCGTATCAGAAGATTCCGGAAAATTTATTTTTTCTGATATTCCTCATGGCACTTATAGAGTGTTGACCAGCATGGTAGGTTTTGCTTCAAGTTACAGTGAACCCCTGCTATTGACCAAAGATGTCGAACTAGAACCAATAAAAATGTCAGAACAGGAAGCGCTTGCAGAAGTAGTCATCGTAGAGCGAAAACCACTCTATACCCATAAAGTAGATCGGTTGGTCATCAATATTGAAAACAGCATCATATCAGTTGGGGGTACGGCACTTGAAATATTAGAACGCTCGCCCGGGGTAGTGATCAACCGGCAAAACAATACCATCTCTCTTGTAGGTAAGGAAGGCGTTGTATTGCTCATCAATGGCAAAAACAGTAATATCCCAACTAATGCCATGGTACAATTATTACAGGGGATGGCGGGGAACAGTATTGAATCCATCGAACTCCTGACTACACCACCCTCAAATTATGATGCCGAAGGCAATGCAGGTTTTATTAATGTAGTATTGAAAAAACGAATGGATATAGGCCTCAATGGCTCGTACGCATTTTCTGTTGGTTATGGGCTTGGGTTTATCAATTCAGACAATATCAATTTTAACTACCGAAAGGATAAGGTCAATCTGTTTGGCAGCTATTCCTTTCTAACCGATAATAAAATTCAGCAATTTTTGGCCAGCAGGAAAGTATTCAGTGGAGGGAATGTCTTTTCAAATTTGACTACGACAGAACGCGATGCAGTACAACGAAATCACAATGTCCGAATAGGTCTGGACTATGAACTGTCCGATAAAACGATCCTTGGAGTACTGTTCAATACCTACGACAATCGATGGTCCATGAACGCCTTCAATCAAAATACAGCTGCTAAAAATAATGTATCAACCCAATTTATAGAGTTGATGAATGATGAAGTAAATCTGTGGCAACACGCGGGTGCTAATATCAATGTCAAACAAAATGTCTCTAAATCGGCTTTTTGGACGCTCAACCTGGATTACCTATATTATAAAGATGACAATCCCAATGACTATAACAATAGCATCTTTGATGAGCACTACAACTTCATCAGAACTGATCTGGCCAATAGTACCAAGTTAACTCCCATCAACACCTTTGTGGGTAATTGGGATTATGCCAACAAACTATCTGACAAAGTCAATCTCGAACTTGGAGTCAAGGCTACTGTATCTACCTTTAATAATGATGTAGAAGTCAATAATTTTATAAACGGTACCTGGGTAAATGATATTGATCTTACAAATAACAGTATCCTGGATGAAAAGATCTACGCGATATATTCTGCTATGGATATTTCATTAGATGCCGCTACCACCTTAAAAGCAGGACTGCGATTTGAACAGACTGATTCGGAGTTGGAGACAGACAAAGAGGGGAAAGTGGTCGATCGCAATTACGGAAAAATATTTCCCACCATATTTTTGAATAGAAAAATCAATAAAAATGTCAATATGAATTGGTCCTATTCAAAGCGCATTACTAGGCCGACATTCAATGACCTGGCGCCTTTCGTGATATTGCTGGACCCAACTACTTTTTTGGCAGGCAATGCTGCACTGCAGCCGGCGATCAGTAATAATTTTAAATATGATATTACTTATGCTTCATATTTTCTCTCCCTTCAATACACTCACCAATCCTCTCCGATAGCAAGCTTTCAAGAGCGCATTGATAAGGCTACCGGGAGATTGATCTTTGAAGCCTCCAACCTGGACTATACCAAGACCTATTCGGCCACTGTAGGAATGCCTATTCAAATAGCACCCTTCTGGAAAACTCAAAACAACTTCAGCCTGGTATATCAAACTGTCCGTGCCACACGAGATGCAAAGCCGCTCCAAATATCTCTGGGTAATTATTCATTAAACTCTATACATGCTTTTAAGTTATCCAGTTCATTCAATGCTGAACTTTCCGGATTTTATAATAGTCCCGGATTTTTTGGCATAGCCCGATACAAAGGATTTTATGGCATCAATGCCGGTGTCCAAAAATCCTTAGGTGATAAGTGGGGCTCACTGAAATTTTCTGTCAATGATATCTTCGAATCTATCATATTTAAGGGTGGTACCAATATCGAGGGAGAAGGATTTGAGACCGATAATAGCTTTGACTTTAGCAATCGAACTTTCACGCTAACCTATTCCAGAAATTTTGGAAGAAGCCAGGTCAAATCCTCAAGAGACCGCAAGACAGGATCTGAAGAAGAAAGAGGAAGAGTCAATCAGTAA
- a CDS encoding sugar phosphate isomerase/epimerase: protein MNNNRRKVLKSLMTLPALGLVSTELTSGNKILNASHSAMMHQRLKSSLNGFSFNAPLMDGSMDIIDMLEFCAEVGFDGVDITGYYFKGYPLPPERDYLYSIKRKAHALGIEISGTGVRNDFTIPDKILRASEVQRVLAWVDVAARLGAPVLRIFGGQEKREGYTRAQITEWMLEDIRRCVEYGKQNGVIIGLQNHNDFILTSDIVNEFMQAIVSPWFGLILDTGSYRQEDPYKAIEKNIDHAINWQVKENIFVNGKEVETDLPRLFAIIKKSNYQGYLPIETLGAGDPKTKITALYKKVMKEMNA from the coding sequence ATGAATAATAACAGACGAAAGGTTTTAAAAAGCTTGATGACCTTGCCTGCATTAGGGTTGGTTTCAACAGAGTTGACTTCGGGTAATAAAATTTTAAATGCTTCGCATAGCGCTATGATGCATCAGCGGTTAAAGTCCAGCCTAAATGGATTTTCATTCAATGCCCCATTGATGGATGGTTCGATGGATATTATCGATATGCTGGAGTTTTGTGCAGAGGTTGGGTTTGACGGCGTCGACATCACAGGATACTATTTTAAAGGATATCCACTGCCCCCTGAGAGGGATTATCTCTACTCCATCAAAAGAAAAGCCCATGCACTAGGCATAGAAATCAGTGGCACAGGCGTACGCAATGATTTTACGATCCCTGATAAAATACTTCGTGCCTCGGAGGTACAACGCGTACTCGCCTGGGTGGATGTAGCTGCCAGGCTTGGAGCCCCGGTGCTGCGAATATTCGGAGGACAAGAAAAACGCGAAGGCTATACACGTGCCCAGATCACCGAATGGATGCTGGAGGATATACGACGATGTGTGGAGTATGGCAAACAAAATGGGGTGATCATCGGATTACAAAATCACAATGATTTTATACTGACTTCTGACATCGTCAATGAATTTATGCAAGCTATTGTATCACCCTGGTTTGGATTGATTCTGGACACCGGAAGTTATCGCCAGGAAGATCCCTATAAAGCCATTGAAAAAAATATTGATCATGCTATCAACTGGCAGGTCAAAGAAAACATCTTCGTGAATGGCAAAGAAGTCGAAACCGATCTGCCAAGGCTATTTGCGATCATCAAAAAATCAAACTACCAGGGATACTTGCCCATCGAGACACTCGGAGCCGGCGATCCAAAAACAAAAATTACTGCCTTGTATAAAAAGGTAATGAAAGAAATGAATGCTTAA
- a CDS encoding DinB family protein yields MDIVQDLKLSKSLVLQHFDLPATALLWSYGEGKWNIRQLLIHIVDAETVLYDRIRRIISEQPNPLIWAFDQDAWAAHLDYHTFPLEISKQIFTGVREGVIHLAERYYVSHGDLPFVHSQTGIRTLRDEMDKVAWHCRGHLAQIEVALGRGF; encoded by the coding sequence ATGGATATTGTACAAGATCTCAAACTGAGCAAGTCACTGGTACTGCAACATTTTGACTTGCCCGCTACTGCGCTGCTATGGTCATATGGCGAAGGTAAATGGAATATCAGGCAATTATTGATCCATATCGTCGACGCTGAAACGGTATTGTATGACCGAATTCGAAGGATTATTTCAGAGCAACCTAATCCCCTGATATGGGCATTTGATCAGGATGCCTGGGCTGCTCATCTCGATTATCATACTTTTCCTTTGGAGATAAGCAAACAAATATTCACCGGAGTGCGGGAGGGCGTCATACACCTTGCAGAAAGATACTACGTATCCCATGGTGATCTGCCCTTCGTGCATAGTCAGACCGGGATCAGAACGCTGCGCGATGAAATGGATAAAGTCGCCTGGCATTGCAGGGGTCATTTGGCACAGATTGAAGTGGCTTTGGGGAGAGGCTTTTAA
- a CDS encoding MFS transporter, which yields MNDKPSASIFQLAVIVSALGFFVDVYDLLLFAIIRKPSLAAIGLTESQVLTDGEFLLSLQMVGMLIGGILFGILGDKLGRLRVLFGSILLYSLANIGNGMVTDLYQYSVLRFLAGVGLAGELGAGVTLVSEQLPKEKRSLAAGFIAGFGVLGAVAAFGVSKLFDWRICYFIGGGMGIVLLLLRLRISESTIYLQVKNTAVPRGNFLMFFNNRRRFIRYLRCILIGIPVWYIIGILVTFSDQFGTAFGVEGIEPGQAIMYFYLAVAAGDYVVGWMSERIKSRKRTLYIFYLICLFFLILFFTQHHNSAAWFYTLIAGLGFGAGLNVIYLTMGVEQFGTNLRASAAISISNMVRGSTPLLIILFKFFRSATGDYVQGAILTGVLVMGIAIWASYGIEETYGRELDFVEK from the coding sequence ATGAACGATAAACCTTCTGCTTCTATCTTTCAACTTGCAGTCATCGTGAGTGCTTTGGGGTTTTTTGTCGATGTATATGATCTCCTGCTATTTGCTATTATCAGAAAACCTAGTCTGGCGGCCATCGGTCTCACTGAGTCCCAGGTGCTGACTGACGGTGAGTTTCTTCTCAGCCTGCAGATGGTGGGCATGTTGATCGGGGGTATCTTGTTTGGAATACTGGGAGATAAATTGGGTAGGCTTAGAGTACTTTTTGGATCCATCCTATTATATTCTTTGGCCAATATTGGAAATGGGATGGTCACCGATCTGTATCAATATTCGGTCCTACGTTTCTTAGCAGGAGTAGGTTTGGCGGGCGAACTGGGTGCAGGTGTGACCCTGGTCAGTGAACAATTGCCCAAAGAAAAAAGAAGCTTAGCCGCCGGATTCATTGCAGGGTTTGGGGTACTCGGTGCTGTGGCAGCTTTTGGTGTAAGCAAGTTATTTGATTGGCGAATATGCTATTTTATTGGAGGAGGTATGGGGATTGTTTTATTGTTGTTACGATTAAGAATTTCGGAAAGTACGATTTATCTCCAGGTAAAAAACACAGCGGTCCCCCGGGGTAATTTTCTGATGTTCTTTAATAACAGGCGTCGGTTTATACGGTATCTCCGATGTATCCTGATCGGCATTCCGGTATGGTACATCATTGGGATCCTGGTTACTTTTTCAGATCAGTTTGGTACCGCTTTTGGTGTGGAGGGTATTGAGCCGGGCCAGGCGATCATGTATTTCTACCTGGCTGTCGCTGCAGGCGATTATGTGGTCGGATGGATGAGCGAGCGGATCAAAAGCCGGAAGAGGACACTTTATATATTTTACTTGATCTGTCTTTTCTTCCTGATATTGTTTTTTACGCAGCACCATAATTCGGCAGCTTGGTTTTATACCTTGATTGCAGGCCTGGGATTTGGCGCTGGACTCAATGTGATATATCTTACTATGGGTGTCGAACAATTTGGAACCAATCTCAGAGCTTCCGCTGCAATCAGTATTTCCAATATGGTGAGAGGATCCACCCCTTTACTCATTATATTATTTAAATTTTTTCGCAGTGCTACGGGAGACTATGTCCAGGGAGCTATCCTTACCGGAGTCCTGGTGATGGGTATTGCAATCTGGGCATCTTATGGCATAGAGGAGACTTATGGTCGTGAGTTGGATTTCGTAGAAAAATGA
- a CDS encoding DsrE family protein, producing the protein MKRILFIACILVASSYSLYSQPKPYNVVFDLTTGDTLTHKRVIRWIKGILESYPDAKLEVVFYGKSLNMVETEKSSVSMDVEKFAGSKNVTFAVCEQAMKVHKVARDMLLPGVTTVPDAIYELISKQADGYGYIKIVD; encoded by the coding sequence ATGAAACGTATATTATTTATTGCATGCATTTTAGTAGCTTCAAGTTATAGTTTGTATTCACAACCCAAACCATATAATGTTGTGTTCGACTTAACTACTGGTGATACCCTGACGCACAAAAGGGTGATCCGCTGGATAAAAGGTATTCTAGAATCTTATCCTGACGCAAAACTGGAGGTAGTGTTTTATGGAAAATCATTAAATATGGTGGAGACGGAAAAATCTTCTGTGTCCATGGATGTAGAAAAATTTGCTGGCTCAAAAAATGTAACCTTTGCAGTCTGTGAGCAAGCTATGAAAGTGCATAAAGTAGCTCGTGATATGTTATTGCCTGGTGTTACTACTGTGCCTGATGCTATTTATGAATTAATTAGTAAACAAGCTGACGGTTATGGTTACATTAAAATCGTAGATTAA
- a CDS encoding ankyrin repeat domain-containing protein, whose protein sequence is MALPAEKVKEFVGVCHADLDKVKALLTEIPNLIYCSWDWGGGDFESGIEAAGHVGRKDIAAYLLGKGARSNIFLMTMLGQTDMIVNYLNAFPEHLTMRGPHGFSLLHHANKGGEDASPLAIILQERGLKDTKFKLFS, encoded by the coding sequence ATGGCGCTACCGGCTGAAAAAGTCAAAGAATTTGTAGGAGTATGTCATGCTGATCTCGACAAAGTCAAGGCTTTATTGACTGAAATACCTAATTTGATTTACTGTTCCTGGGACTGGGGAGGCGGTGATTTTGAATCAGGGATCGAGGCAGCCGGTCATGTCGGTCGGAAAGATATTGCTGCCTATTTGTTGGGCAAAGGAGCCAGAAGTAATATATTCTTAATGACGATGTTGGGCCAAACAGACATGATAGTCAATTATCTCAATGCGTTTCCGGAGCACCTGACTATGAGGGGCCCACATGGCTTTTCACTATTACACCATGCCAATAAAGGAGGAGAAGATGCATCACCGTTAGCAATAATTCTTCAGGAACGCGGGCTGAAAGACACAAAATTTAAACTATTTTCTTAA
- a CDS encoding DUF2911 domain-containing protein, whose translation MKKYILIIAIIGIAVSAYAQMDVPAPGGNPRATITETIGITDITLSYSRPDVSGREGKIWGTLVPYGFSTFSFITNGLTAPWRAGANENTTISFEHPVTLEGHEVPAGTYGIHMAMYPDSVILILSTKSDAWGSFYYEQKYDQLRVALKPQINDKNVEWLKYEFVEHRPTGATVTMMWEKMIVPFKIEVDVDNIVVARLRDQVTSQKGFNASNLLQAAQYCINKNINLEEALSWSQKAVNGFGSIRSYTTLSNLANAYTKLNKTAQADSVMSEALPMANVNQYVAYGRSLISQKRSEKAMEVMTKALDRFGDIQAVNTGLAYTYSSKANFAKALEYAYKSLSQAPNENAKKAAQALIDKLKDKKDIN comes from the coding sequence ATGAAAAAATATATATTAATAATAGCTATCATAGGTATAGCTGTATCTGCCTATGCACAGATGGATGTACCCGCTCCGGGAGGTAATCCGAGGGCTACGATAACGGAGACAATCGGCATTACCGATATTACCCTCTCTTATTCCAGGCCGGATGTGAGCGGTAGAGAAGGTAAGATCTGGGGCACACTTGTCCCTTATGGTTTTAGCACTTTTAGTTTTATCACCAATGGTCTCACTGCTCCCTGGCGCGCCGGAGCCAATGAAAACACCACCATTTCCTTTGAACATCCTGTTACCTTAGAGGGACACGAGGTGCCTGCTGGGACTTATGGTATCCATATGGCCATGTATCCTGACAGTGTAATTTTAATCCTGTCCACTAAAAGTGATGCGTGGGGAAGCTTTTATTACGAACAAAAGTATGATCAGCTCAGAGTGGCTCTCAAACCACAGATCAATGATAAAAATGTAGAGTGGCTCAAATATGAGTTTGTCGAACACCGACCTACCGGAGCTACGGTGACTATGATGTGGGAAAAAATGATTGTCCCTTTTAAAATAGAAGTGGATGTAGACAATATCGTCGTGGCCCGGCTGAGAGATCAGGTGACCAGTCAAAAAGGCTTCAATGCCAGCAATCTTTTACAGGCAGCTCAATACTGTATCAATAAAAATATCAATCTTGAAGAAGCACTCTCCTGGAGCCAAAAAGCTGTCAATGGATTTGGCAGTATCCGTAGCTATACTACATTAAGCAACCTGGCCAATGCTTATACCAAACTCAACAAAACTGCTCAGGCTGATTCAGTGATGAGTGAAGCATTGCCTATGGCCAATGTCAACCAATATGTAGCCTATGGTCGGTCACTTATCAGTCAAAAAAGGTCTGAAAAAGCGATGGAAGTAATGACTAAGGCTTTAGACAGGTTTGGTGATATCCAGGCGGTCAATACAGGATTGGCTTATACGTATTCCTCCAAAGCAAACTTTGCTAAAGCATTGGAATATGCCTACAAATCGCTATCTCAGGCACCAAATGAAAATGCAAAAAAAGCAGCACAGGCCCTCATAGACAAACTTAAGGACAAAAAAGACATAAACTAA
- a CDS encoding DUF819 family protein, which produces MTAIVIVVFTVVAVYWLDVQEEKRIKSILDWFPAILFAYVIPALCTHLFHLDLSKVILHTWSRNYIIPLAILTVMSAMSFNQLKLVGLKPIILFVSGSLVIAIVPVLLVLLAQWPGSGLHQMIIADGLWKGMVPIIGSWIGGSTSQLVLKEVVGCPDGLFVTILVLDNVLVNIWTMLMFQSIKQSDRLNQFFKINAERPAHSEDLLSGHQYSRYSIYLTIGVCLLVILLTGWLLKDFLTMIIMVSLIGLILGNLVPGWHQRLVLKSGAFLIITIMAILGLRLKFDQMNIPLTFILIVVGWLLIHYLVMILIAKKLNIHMAWVPIASMANVGGIATAPAVTAAYEKKWMPHAVLLAILSMVTGTAWGLVAIYLIRIIV; this is translated from the coding sequence TTGACTGCTATCGTAATCGTTGTATTTACAGTTGTGGCGGTTTATTGGCTGGATGTCCAGGAGGAGAAAAGAATAAAAAGTATACTGGATTGGTTTCCGGCTATCCTTTTTGCATACGTGATTCCTGCCTTGTGTACCCACCTATTTCATTTAGACTTATCTAAGGTGATCTTGCACACCTGGAGTAGAAATTATATCATTCCACTTGCGATACTCACGGTGATGAGTGCGATGTCTTTCAACCAGCTAAAACTAGTTGGTCTCAAACCGATCATCCTATTTGTCAGTGGGTCACTAGTCATAGCAATAGTCCCTGTACTCCTTGTCCTATTGGCTCAGTGGCCAGGAAGTGGCTTACATCAAATGATCATAGCGGATGGCTTGTGGAAGGGTATGGTACCCATCATAGGCAGTTGGATTGGTGGCAGTACCAGCCAGCTGGTTTTAAAAGAGGTGGTCGGGTGTCCCGACGGGCTATTTGTCACTATCCTGGTATTAGACAATGTGTTGGTCAATATCTGGACTATGCTGATGTTTCAATCGATCAAACAGAGTGACCGGCTTAATCAATTTTTTAAAATCAATGCTGAACGGCCGGCTCACAGTGAAGACCTTTTGTCAGGCCACCAATATTCACGCTACAGTATTTATCTGACCATAGGGGTTTGTTTGTTGGTGATACTTTTAACTGGCTGGTTATTAAAAGATTTCCTAACCATGATCATTATGGTATCTCTGATTGGTTTGATCCTTGGAAATCTGGTACCTGGCTGGCATCAACGGCTCGTCCTCAAATCTGGCGCCTTTCTGATCATCACCATCATGGCGATTCTCGGATTGAGACTGAAGTTTGATCAAATGAATATCCCACTCACCTTTATCCTTATAGTAGTTGGATGGCTGCTCATTCATTATCTTGTAATGATTTTAATCGCTAAAAAGCTCAATATCCATATGGCTTGGGTGCCGATAGCCAGTATGGCCAACGTAGGAGGTATCGCCACAGCTCCGGCAGTGACAGCAGCATATGAAAAAAAATGGATGCCTCATGCAGTGTTATTGGCTATCCTGAGTATGGTGACCGGTACAGCCTGGGGACTGGTAGCGATCTATTTGATCAGGATTATTGTCTGA
- a CDS encoding DUF47 domain-containing protein: MNINKILTFLVPKNTKFFSLFFQAGNNLTEAAELLGKIFSKLSFDERLEHTNEMHMLETKGDDIAHEIFSDLSANFITPFDREDIHELASTLDTVLDTMDGTAKRVKLYQMDEVSPAMVQLADLVKAAVFEIVASIKALENINDPGRVREAIGRIDEIEKHADNIHNEAIAELFRSEKDAIQLIKKKEIIQNLEKAVDFCLDTANVIESILIKNS; the protein is encoded by the coding sequence ATGAATATCAATAAAATACTTACTTTTTTAGTCCCTAAAAACACTAAATTTTTTAGTCTGTTTTTTCAAGCAGGCAATAACCTCACTGAAGCTGCCGAGCTACTTGGCAAAATCTTTTCGAAACTCAGTTTTGACGAAAGACTGGAGCATACCAACGAGATGCATATGTTGGAAACAAAAGGAGATGATATAGCGCATGAGATATTTAGTGATCTTAGTGCGAACTTTATCACCCCATTTGACAGAGAAGACATCCACGAACTGGCCTCCACCTTGGATACTGTATTAGATACTATGGATGGCACCGCGAAAAGAGTAAAGCTATACCAAATGGACGAGGTAAGTCCTGCGATGGTGCAATTGGCAGACCTGGTGAAAGCTGCTGTCTTTGAAATCGTAGCCTCTATTAAAGCACTTGAAAATATCAATGATCCTGGTCGCGTACGTGAAGCAATCGGTCGTATCGATGAAATCGAAAAACATGCGGACAATATCCATAATGAGGCCATCGCTGAATTATTTAGAAGTGAAAAGGATGCTATCCAATTGATTAAAAAGAAAGAGATCATACAAAACCTGGAGAAAGCTGTAGACTTTTGTCTAGATACCGCGAATGTGATTGAGAGCATACTCATCAAAAACTCTTAA